The genomic region AACTTGAGGAGAGACTTTGAAAACTTAAAGATGAAAGAGTCTGAGAGCATTAAGCAATATTTTGACAGGATCATGGCCACTGCCAATAGCATAAGGTTACTTGGTGAAGATTTCAATGATAGCAGGGTTGTTGAAAAGGTTATCACCACACTTCCTGAGAGATTTGAGTCCAAAATCTCATCACTTGAAGACTCAAGGGACTTGTCAACCATTTCTTTATCTGAATTGGTGAACTCCCTTTATGCATTGGAGCAGAGAAGGGCTAGCAGGCAGGAAGACCATCCTGAAGGAGCCTTCCAAGCAAAGGCCAAAGAGAGCTCCAGCGCAAGTCAAAAAGGAAAGAAGCCTTGGCTTGAAAAGAGGGACAAAACTAAAAAGGATTCAGGCAAGAGGAAGTTTCCACCATGTGTCCACTGCAAGAAGACTACACATTCTAAAAAATTTTGCTGGTTTAGGCCAGACATTCAATGTAGGAGCTGCAAGCAATTTGGCCATGTTGAGAAAGTTTGTAAAAACAAACCAAAGGCACCAGCACAGCAGCAGATTCAAGCTCAAGCTACTGAGGACCTTCAAGCTTAGGAGGAGCATGTGTTCATAGCCTCTTGCTTTGTATTTTCAAGCAAAGTCAAAAGTAATTGATTGGTGGATAGTGGCTGCTCACACCACATGGCAGGTGATGAGAGCTTGTTTAAGGATCTTGACAGAAGTTATGGCTCAAAAATCAGAATTGGCAATGGTGAACTGATTGAAGCCAAAAGCAGAGGCAGTGTTTTAATCAACACCTGTTTAGGTAATAAAGTCATTTCAGATGTGCTTTTTGTACCTAACATTGATCAGAATCTATTGAGTGTTGGTCAGTTAGTTGAAAAAGGGTATTCCTTAGTTTTCAAGAATGGTTCATGTGTTATAAAAGACATTCATGGCCAGGAAATGATCACTGTAGGCATGGTAGACAAATGTTTCATGCTTGATATGAATCAACTCGAGAAGAAAGCTTATACAAGCCTAGTTGATAATGCTGGTCTATGGCACAGAAGATTAGGCCATGTTAATTTCAGATCACTTTATCTATTGCATAAACAAAATTTGGTAGAGGATATGTCCAAAGTGGAAGCAAGTGACACTGTTTGTGATGTCTGTCAGTTTGGTAAGCAAGCTAGATTGCCATTTCCAGTGAACCAGGCATGGAGAGCTCGAGAAAGGCTTGAACTGGTGTACTCTGATATTTGTGGACCAATGAAGTCCCCTTCTTTGAATAGCAGCAAGTATTTTGTGCTTTTCATTGATGATCTGACCAGATTTTGTTAGGTTTACTTTATGAAACACAAGTCTGAGGTGTTTGAAGCCTTTAGCAGGTTTAAAGTATTAGTGGAGAACCAGACAGGCTGTAAGATCAAGGCATTAAAAACTGACAATGGGGCTAAATACTTGTCTGAGAGGTTTGAAAAGCTTTGTGAGCATGCAGGGATCTATCATCAGCTCGCCACTGTttatactccacagcaaaatagAGTTTGTGAAAGGAAGAACAAAATAGTGATGGATATAGCCAGATGTTTGCTATTTCAAAGCAAACTTCCAAGTAAATTTTGGGCAGAAGCTGTCAACACCTCAGTTTACCTACTGAACAAGCTTCCAACTCGAGCAGTGAAGGATAAAACACCCTTTGAAGCATGGTATGGACTCAAACCATCAGTTTCCCATCTAAAAGTGTTTGGATGTGTGTGTTATGCTCTCATTCCAGTTGAAAGAAGAACCAAACTTGAGAAAAGGTCTACCCCTGGGATATTTGTTGGCTACAGCAGTACCAAAAAAGGGCTATAGAGTGTATGACCCTTCAACAAAGAAAGTTTTGGTGAGCAGGGACATCAGATTTGATGAGGAAAAGTTTTGGAGTTGGGAAGGTTCAGATGCAAGTTAGATTGATGAAGATCAACTTGACATCAGTCTAGAGCCAGCTGAGAATAAACCAGAAAGTGCAGACATTGATGATCCTCCTATGAGAGGAGCCAGAAGCATTGCTGACATCTACCATAGATGCAATGCAGCAATAGTTGAGCCTTCAAGCTATGAAGAAGCTGCAAGGACAAATGCTGGAAGAAGGCAATGGAAGCTGAGCTTGAGATGATCATGAAGAATGAAACTTGGGACTTGGTTGATAGGCCAGACCAGAAGAAAGTCATATGCTTCAAGTGGGTTTTTAGAGCCAAATTCAACTCTGATggctctttaaacaaacataaggCAAGGTTGGTGGTGAAGGGCTATAGTCAAGAGTATGGCACTGACTTCATGGAGACATTTCCTCCAGTAGCAAGGCTTGACACAATCAAGCTTCTGTTTGCACTGGCTGCCCAAAAACAGTGGAAGATTCACCAATTGGATGTCAAGTCTGCCTTTTTGAATGGTTTTATGAAGGAGGAAATTTACATAGAGCAAGCAGAAGGGTTTAAAGTCCCAGGAGAAGAGGATAAGGTCTATAGGCTGAAGAAGGCATTATATGGTCTGAAACAGGCACCTAGGGCCTGGTATGACAGAATTGATGAGTATCTGTCAAGGCTTGGGTTTGAGAAAAGCCTAAGTGAGCCAACACTTTATGTGAAGAAAGCTGAAGATGAAACTTTGTTAATTTTTTAGTTTATGTGGATGATCTGCTAGTGACTGGAAGCAGAATTGATCTGATCAATGACTTCAAGACTCAAATGAGGGAAGTGTTTGATATGACTGACTTGGGAGTCATGACATACTTCCTTGGCATGGAAGTGAACCAGTCTTGTAGAACCTATATTTTGCCCGGgcttacaaaaattaaaaattaaacaaaaaaataaaattaaacagtcCATTTAAGTCCTTTTACAGAACCCAAAATACAAACCCACTAACCACTGCCCAAAAACTAAAACCCAAAATCAAACCTAAAAATTCTACCCGTGAACTATAACCCAAATACCCATACCTAAACTCACAATCCAAATCAGGCCCAAAATACCCTTTTGACCCAACAAACAAACACAGCCCAGCTAGCCCAACTGACTTAAGGAGTTTCAGCTTCTGAGAAACCCTAGCTAGGGTTCGCACCGCAAGCTCCCTCGTGATCACAACTGATATCAGCCTCGTTTTGCTGCCACAATCAAAGGCCTAAATCAGCATGCGCTCGACTCCATCGCAATCGTCACGTATAGACCTGCAAAAGGAAGGAAAACAGCACAGACCTAAGTCAGCATGCCCTCGTCTCCATCGCAATCATCACGTATAGACCTGCAAAAGGAAGGAAAACAGCACAGAATCGAAACTAATACGGCAGGGAATAAAACCAGATTTTGTAACATTTATTTTCAAATTCCCAGTGGCTATAAAAAGCCCAAATCAAAACGATGTAGGGAGAGTTTTTTTATGCATATATCGAcagaaataaaaaaactaaaaatacaaGCAGTTTTCATACCAAAAAGCAAAggtgatttattttctttatttccttctttctttttttttttttttgcatgtaAATAGTGTTAGAAATGAATATAAGGGTTACCTGTTGATTCGTGAGAGAAAGAGGAAATTTTTTAGAGCCCTAACCGCCAGGCACGGTGGCTCAGACGGTGACGAGTGAAGCGCGTGTGGCCGAAGGCGGTGGTGCTCCGGGACGAGCCAGGACGGCCACTGGCCGGAGCTCTGAGAGAATTTTGgagcttttttttttgttgaatgtttaaaatgaatgtttaaagttttttttttttttacttttataacatcagtaaaacgacgccgttttagcttaatctaataAGCCTAAAACGACGTTGTTTCGAAGCATTAGGATCAGCGCGTTGACCTgtttacccggggaggatccgtgcatttttaataaaagggctaattgcccaatcGACCCTtctgtattttttatatttataatttcattttatttttattaaaatctgACCCTAAccttttatttctatttcaatttagtcctaacagCCCCTTTGAGGCCTATTCTGAAACGACGCCATTTTTgggattagggctaattgcccagtgagtccctacAAATTTAGCGAGTCTTTCAATTTGGcccaaaatatttaaatttatttataattaaccctaaaattttaaaattaaattaaaattttgttttataaattcaatttattttaaatactatatatttttataaacattagttatatatataataatatattattttatttatgttattaataatattatatatatttttataaattttattatatgttatttattccatttatattttattatatatttttactatatatatattaattattttactaCATTTTATATGTAAATTTACTTAATATATcattcttattattttatatttgatCTATCATATAGTttatatcattatatatatatatatattgtttataaatttattatatattatatattttacgaTAAATTATTCCTTACGTTACttctattttattataaaatatatattatctcattacttattaattatatatgttttaaattattattattatataaatatatgtaatatCATTATTTAGTACATTATTTCTTAGTATATTAAGTTCTTAAACTTTGTAATATGATTTGTGCATgtaccatttttttaaaaaacaaggggttctcctttattattttatattattctaaATAGTTCTAagtatctttatttttatttcatttgatttatattttatatattataatttgtttatttatttttggttttcttttattttgatattgtttagtaggttaaatttttatattatttgtttttgttttacatATTcgaatgaaattaattatttatgttaatttaagttacatttgcatttgatattattatatatatatcatgcaaTTTATATTGTTGTATTCATTATGCTTTACGTCGTATTTTGCATATAACgataatgcatgtatattttATGTTATCCATGATTATAT from Gossypium arboreum isolate Shixiya-1 chromosome 1, ASM2569848v2, whole genome shotgun sequence harbors:
- the LOC108477478 gene encoding uncharacterized protein LOC108477478, with the protein product MSFTPPLPPVFAGENYHIWVVKMKTYLQAQDLWSVVENDIEPPPLRANPTIAQMRQHAEESTKKHKALACLQNGVKDVIFTRIMACSTPKEEWERLKEEFMGSDKARQKQVINLRRDFENLKMKESESIKQYFDRIMATANSIRLLGEDFNDSRVVEKVITTLPERFESKISSLEDSRDLSTISLSELVNSLYALEQRRASRQEDHPEGAFQAKAKESSSASQKGKKPWLEKRDKTKKDSGKRKFPPCVHCKKTTHSKKFCWFRPDIQCRSCKQFGHVEKVCKNKPKAPAQQQIQAQATEDLQA